TTCGCCTATTGCAATTTGCTGCTCTTCTACAGCGGCTGCCACTGAAATTGCAGCTGTGGCAGGTCCCGCCGAAGCAGAGCGTGCCGCACGTTCCATGGACACATTGGGTGTGAGTGGCGACGTgtgatgagcagcagcagctgcagcgaccgctgccgctgtcgtcTTATAGATATTGGTCATGCTCTGTGAATTCTCGCCATGCAGGCAGCTGAAGAACGACGAGGCGCTGTTCTTCACCGGCACCTTGACATTGCCGTACTCtgtagcagctgctgcagcagccgcgGCAGCAGCCGATGCACTTGTTCCCGCAACTCCGGAAGCTGCGCTCACATAACCCTGACAATTGGGCACcgtgcagctgctgttgctcgcCGGTGCAGCGGCGCCATTTGCATTCAAGCGTATGTGTCCCACGGTGCCAAAGTGCGAGTGCCCGAGCACAGCGTAATGTCCGCCTAGGTTATAATGATCGATGTTGCCGCACGACGAACTCAAATGCCTCTCGATGCGGCCAATGCCATGGCCCAACACATCCAGCCGCGTGTAGAGCGGCACCCGACTgcccgccgcagcagcagcggcagccgctGTGGTGCGATAAAGCGGCTCATCGCGTATCTGCTCGTAGATGTTCTCATAGCGCATGGCATTCGCATAGGGCAGATTGTAACCATCCGTGGATTCGGTGTCATCGAAACTGCGCTGTCGCTGGCAATTGGTGCGATTGCTGGCATAAAGTGGCGCACATCTCAAGCCGCTGCCATAGCGATTGCCTAAAAAGAAACGCAATTAATTAAGCTGTTAATCAGAGACTACTTTTGACTACTTGCCATTCTGCATATCAATGCGAAAGTTGCGTCTGTAGCCGAGCCCGGAGCGAACGGCACGTGGCACATCGTAAGCACCTGCTGTGCTCGACGAGCGATCGTATAAATCGTTGCGATAACTATTGATGGGCAAGATGCGTGCCTGTTGCGGTGGTGCAGCTTGTTgtgcttgctgttgctgttgttgctgtggctgattGGCTTCAGTTGCCGCagcctgttgttgctgttgtggttgttgttgcggtgGTTGCTGAGCTTCCTCAACATTAGCAGGGGCATTGGCAGcaatttgattgttgttgttgttattgttgttgctcggcTGACCAATTGGCGCATAGATATTCTCATAATGCGGATGAAtggctggctgctgttgttgttgttgctgctgtgctggtGTTGGCGgcgttgctgcagcagcagccacaataTTGCCATAAATAGCACCACCGACAGCGCCCTCCATGGTGCCCTCAGCCTGGCTATTCTCATCATCCAACAGCGCTATGGCCAGCGAGGCCGCTTGCCTGcaaaacatacacaaaaatagCAAGGTTAACAATGTTTGTTATATGTGAAAGGTAAGCGAAGATGTGAGTTGGCATTTTAGGTGGTAgctcttaaaaaaaagttaagatgccttcaattaaattgctaaACTACATGTCATATACGACTGTTTTCTATTATACattaatgaattaatgaaGTATTAGAAATAAGACGCATGAAACACAATTAAATTCTGATAGAAGTTTCCTACACTGTGAGTTAAgccaaataagaaaataatatgcaaaagtgCAAGGTCCTGAGAAGATAATCATATACTAAGCGATTCAGTGATCaacaaaagtatatacattAAACAAGAGGTCTATTCAAACTATTGTCTATGGTAACTTTGGAATTTAGTAGTCTATCAATTCATCATagaaagttttgttttaatatatttacaaaattttcgGAAATTGAATATGccatatatgaaatatttaataggtAAATAGGGTAATAACACAAGTTTTCGAAATCGCATtaagtaatattattatatcgccgaaaatttgtgtttagtaaatacaatttgcatacAACACCATGACTTTGCTGTCTATGAGAGCTATACGATATTATGATGCCATCCggtcaacaaaaacaatctgCAATGCCGACAGCAAAAATAAGAAACCCCGcctaatttcataaaaatagcTTTCAAATTGATCGACTAATTTGCATCAAATCAAATGGAATTTACGTCTAAAGgtggcaattaaaattagaTTTATAAGAGTTTCCCAAACTTAATTTGAATgctttacaaaatatatgtctTTAAGAACTAAAGTATCAATTAATACTGAATTGTATAAACTGctgaaatactgaaaataGTTTAGTTGATTTGAAtcttttacaaaatatacttctTTAAAAACTATAGTATATGTAACTTTTCAGTAAATAGTTAAAATTCATAATCTTAGCTAATGAAATGTGCTTCCTAAAGTTTCTTCCAGTagatttgaatatttttcaaaatatatttctattaaaagtataatataaattaatactgAATAGTATGTAGTATAAATTAATACTGCCTGCAAGCCTTAGTTGTTCTAGCTACAGCATTGAGTTCCAAGTTCCGagttaatatataattataatcaataaatgtaaatttttttaacttacCGTGCCAATGCGCCCTGCTCTTCCATTCACAAGGGCTTATCTATCATACAGACTCCCGCATAGCTGCGTCCGATGGTCATCAAGGCTGGCAAAATGCGCCAGCTATCCGAGTCCGGGCAGTAAACCTCAACCGAAGCCAAATTCGAGGTGCCATCGTCCCCTCCAACCACATACAAGAGTCCATCGTGTGCGACAACGCCAGCATTGCGACGACAATAGGACATATCAGCAACGGAACGCCAAGTGTCCGTCTCAAAGTCATAGGCTTCCACAGATTTGCGCACCATTGGCCCATCGTGACCACCGACAGCATAGAGTATATTGTTCAAGACGCCTACTCCAGCACCGCTGCGACGCGAAGACATATCCGCAACGCTAGTCCAGACATCGAGCTCGGGATTATAGCGTTCCACCGACGAAAGACATTGCCGCGAGAAACCATCATAGCCGCCCACAGCGTAGAGCAGGCCAttgaccacgcccacaccGACAGAACTGCGTCGCGTGGACATGGAGGAAATGAAACGCCATATCTCAGTCTTGGGATCATACATCTCGGCACTCGATAATCCCGTGGTGCCATCAAAGCCGCCCACAGCATAGATGCAACCATTGAGCACAGCGACTCCCAAGGTGGAACGACGTGCCTCCATGTTGCTGCAGTTGGCCCACTGATCGGTGGCCGGATCATAGACATCCACAGTGCGCACACGCAGCGATCCATTGAAACCGCCCACAGCATAGACTTTGTCGCCCAGCACCGAGAGTCCGCTGCGACAGCGACGATTGGGCATCTCAGCGGCCTGATACCATTTCTCCTCACGCAAGTCATACCACTCCACAGAGCGTATGGCCTTCGGTGCCTGGCCACCAATCACCAGCAGTATCTTGGGCATGCCAACAGGCTTGCGGGGCACGGTGCGCGCTGACTTGGTCTCCGAGGGCAGCAGATGATAGGTGAGCGCCTCGATTATCAGATTCTTGCACACAATATTGCCCTCGAGCAGCAGTTCCTTGTCCACCCGCTGAGTGATGTACTCCTTGGAGAGGAAGGGTAGACGCACGTGCTCCATTAGCAGCGAGGTGAAGTGCTCTCGCATTGGGACATCGTAGCGCAGCCAGGCGATCACGCATTCGTAGACACGCTCCTCGTTTGGCACCGAGATGCGATCGTTCGATATTAAATTTATCACTTGCTCGTGCGTCAAATTCAGAAACTCGTCAAATTGTATCACTTCACTGTGTATGGAgagagcaagaaaaaaaacattttagaaATGTGACagtaaattaaaacaattaattatatgcataagctaaataaatatatagcatGTGATCCAATTTGGTTTTAGTTAGTTAGAGCTGGTTCTTGATTATGTGTCACAAGTTGAATACACTTTTCAAGGCTTTGAAAATGCGAGTAAAAGGCGTTTAGAATTTGAGGCTGCACTTCAGGGCAATCTTATATAACTTGGAAATACTGATACAACTCTGTTTAAGAAACTCATTTTAGatacatattttcaaactTTATTATTCGATTATTTTTCGAACccatcatttaaaaaaaaaattaaaaggcTCTATTATTAAGgtgttttcaataaaatctaaacttgaagtgaaatatataaaactaaaaatataatgtaaaaatatgatgagctgtattttttttattttataaactctTATTTTAAGTTACTATTTCTCAATAcgttaaaaaatattacaatataagAGGCTTAAAGGTTCTAAAAAGTATTTGAGATGTAATAAACaactcttttttatatattattatcattatattattttatatttgatgatCTGGGAACTTTTGATAAATAACTTCCAAAACAATACTGTACTAAACTCTTTGAAACGAACttacaattgcaattataaGATTGTCTAgacaaaattaaactaaatggGAGTTATTTTCTCTTTACTCAATTTTCTAGCACTCTcgtcaaaatatttttactttagaAGAAAATATCTTATAATCATTTGAAAACAGACAGAACTAAATCTAACCAGTgcatgataaaaaaaaactatttacttTGCACCTTAATTATAAAGTTATTTGCGgttaactttttaaaaagtgcAGCGTAATAAATCGTTTTAAAACCTGGgccaactaaaaaaaaaaagcatagtAAAGTTCCCTCGTTGTAGAAAATGATTTGTTAGCAAACACATTGAAAAATAACTGCAGTCATTATAACTAATGATCTTTTTGGGTGTGAGATCGCAACCTAAACATCATGTTATCAAATTAAGTACACTGCAAGTAATTGCAATGATTGATGGATTTATTGGATACTTATTCGATTGGCGATACTCACTTGAAATGTTGTTCAATGTAGGTCTCGGCATAGTTTAAAAGCTCAACGCAGCCATGCAGATCAGCGAATTCACGAATTCCCAGACAATTGCTGGCATCCAATTGTGTTTGTAGAAAATCACAGCAGGCATCTCGGACATCGGTGAGCTGCAGCAAATTGGCAGCTGTCAACAGCACCTGGACATTATCCTCATTCACCTCCACATTCGATGTATAGACATAATCAATCAGCAGCTCAAGAGCTCGAGCATCGACGCTCTGCAATGTGATGCGAGTTTTGCGGGATTCCTCGAAGCTGGTGAACATCGCATAGAAGTAGGGACTGCAGGAAGCCAAGACCATGCGATGGGCATGAATCTCCACATCGTCAGCCACCAGAATGACATCACAAAGTTGTTTTTGtctgcaataaaaaaagataaagaCATTAAGTATGGCATATTGAGTAAGGTCAGCAAGTAAAAGCTTAGCATACACTTTCTATAAGGTctaaacaacaacgaaaaagaaatcaaGAAACTGAAACAGTGAAGCAAACTGATTTGAATATGACTTCATacatttgcttttaatcaatTCACAAGTATTTTACATAGGCAAGTAGCAGAATTTTATGATAAACGAATGCATACTTTGACATGTTATATTTGtacttaaaatgtatatttaaggAAGCATAAGAGGgagaagcaaaaacaaataatacccttcttgtc
This window of the Drosophila albomicans strain 15112-1751.03 chromosome 2L, ASM965048v2, whole genome shotgun sequence genome carries:
- the LOC117565489 gene encoding ring canal kelch protein isoform X2, with translation MIALTALLTKYTIGIMSNLSNGNLQQQNQQQQQQQPQQQQQNAEAGAGAAAGAGQEAGVIMPAPGLGIAVGVVQRQRLLIQQQQQLQHQQNPAAEGSGLERGSCLLRYASQNSLDESSQKHIQRPNGKERGTVGQYSNEQHTSRSFDAMNEMRKQKQLCDVILVADDVEIHAHRMVLASCSPYFYAMFTSFEESRKTRITLQSVDARALELLIDYVYTSNVEVNEDNVQVLLTAANLLQLTDVRDACCDFLQTQLDASNCLGIREFADLHGCVELLNYAETYIEQHFNEVIQFDEFLNLTHEQVINLISNDRISVPNEERVYECVIAWLRYDVPMREHFTSLLMEHVRLPFLSKEYITQRVDKELLLEGNIVCKNLIIEALTYHLLPSETKSARTVPRKPVGMPKILLVIGGQAPKAIRSVEWYDLREEKWYQAAEMPNRRCRSGLSVLGDKVYAVGGFNGSLRVRTVDVYDPATDQWANCSNMEARRSTLGVAVLNGCIYAVGGFDGTTGLSSAEMYDPKTEIWRFISSMSTRRSSVGVGVVNGLLYAVGGYDGFSRQCLSSVERYNPELDVWTSVADMSSRRSGAGVGVLNNILYAVGGHDGPMVRKSVEAYDFETDTWRSVADMSYCRRNAGVVAHDGLLYVVGGDDGTSNLASVEVYCPDSDSWRILPALMTIGRSYAGVCMIDKPLUMEEQGALARQAASLAIALLDDENSQAEGTMEGAVGGAIYGNIVAAAAATPPTPAQQQQQQQQPAIHPHYENIYAPIGQPSNNNNNNNNQIAANAPANVEEAQQPPQQQPQQQQQAAATEANQPQQQQQQQAQQAAPPQQARILPINSYRNDLYDRSSSTAGAYDVPRAVRSGLGYRRNFRIDMQNGNRYGSGLRCAPLYASNRTNCQRQRSFDDTESTDGYNLPYANAMRYENIYEQIRDEPLYRTTAAAAAAAAGSRVPLYTRLDVLGHGIGRIERHLSSSCGNIDHYNLGGHYAVLGHSHFGTVGHIRLNANGAAAPASNSSCTVPNCQGYVSAASGVAGTSASAAAAAAAAAATEYGNVKVPVKNSASSFFSCLHGENSQSMTNIYKTTAAAVAAAAAAHHTSPLTPNVSMERAARSASAGPATAAISVAAAVEEQQIAIGESVGSSTASVRPTGAIPKVKTASKAAKESSSSSHSNNATAAASSSASSSGAEKATTLGTTAKSATVAKKTSSSATRSNSSGDAGNGTLNRISKSSLQWLLVNKWLPLWIGQGPECKIVHPVSCCQLCSACPTPKANAIWLRIKFVGIATAQRIENCTINFRMERTAALKKRQNKI
- the LOC117565489 gene encoding ring canal kelch protein isoform X3, coding for MIALTALLTKYTIGIMSNLSNGNLQQQNQQQQQQQPQQQQQNAEAGAGAAAGAGQEAGVIMPAPGLGIAVGVVQRQRLLIQQQQQLQHQQNPAAEGSGLERGSCLLRYASQNSLDESSQKHIQRPNGKERGTVGQYSNEQHTSRSFDAMNEMRKQKQLCDVILVADDVEIHAHRMVLASCSPYFYAMFTSFEESRKTRITLQSVDARALELLIDYVYTSNVEVNEDNVQVLLTAANLLQLTDVRDACCDFLQTQLDASNCLGIREFADLHGCVELLNYAETYIEQHFNEVIQFDEFLNLTHEQVINLISNDRISVPNEERVYECVIAWLRYDVPMREHFTSLLMEHVRLPFLSKEYITQRVDKELLLEGNIVCKNLIIEALTYHLLPSETKSARTVPRKPVGMPKILLVIGGQAPKAIRSVEWYDLREEKWYQAAEMPNRRCRSGLSVLGDKVYAVGGFNGSLRVRTVDVYDPATDQWANCSNMEARRSTLGVAVLNGCIYAVGGFDGTTGLSSAEMYDPKTEIWRFISSMSTRRSSVGVGVVNGLLYAVGGYDGFSRQCLSSVERYNPELDVWTSVADMSSRRSGAGVGVLNNILYAVGGHDGPMVRKSVEAYDFETDTWRSVADMSYCRRNAGVVAHDGLLYVVGGDDGTSNLASVEVYCPDSDSWRILPALMTIGRSYAGVCMIDKPLUMEEQGALARQAASLAIALLDDENSQAEGTMEGAVGGAIYGNIVAAAAATPPTPAQQQQQQQQPAIHPHYENIYAPIGQPSNNNNNNNNQIAANAPANVEEAQQPPQQQPQQQQQAAATEANQPQQQQQQQAQQAAPPQQARILPINSYRNDLYDRSSSTAGAYDVPRAVRSGLGYRRNFRIDMQNGNRYGSGLRCAPLYASNRTNCQRQRSFDDTESTDGYNLPYANAMRYENIYEQIRDEPLYRTTAAAAAAAAGSRVPLYTRLDVLGHGIGRIERHLSSSCGNIDHYNLGGHYAVLGHSHFGTVGHIRLNANGAAAPASNSSCTVPNCQGYVSAASGVAGTSASAAAAAAAAAATEYGNVKVPVKNSASSFFSCLHGENSQSMTNIYKTTAAAVAAAAAAHHTSPLTPNVSMERAARSASAGPATAAISVAAAVEEQQIAIGESVGSSTASVRPTGAIPKVKTASKAAKESSSSSHSNNATAAASSSASSSGAEKATTLGTTAKSATVAKKTSSSATRSNSSGDAGNGTLNRISKSSLQWLLVNKWLPLWIGQGPECKLRHRFGGLTNVQSIWHATPGLGTLATGYDALSWRMC
- the LOC117565489 gene encoding ring canal kelch protein isoform X4, translated to MIALTALLTKYTIGIMSNLSNGNLQQQNQQQQQQQPQQQQQNAEAGAGAAAGAGQEAGVIMPAPGLGIAVGVVQRQRLLIQQQQQLQHQQNPAAEGSGLERGSCLLRYASQNSLDESSQKHIQRPNGKERGTVGQYSNEQHTSRSFDAMNEMRKQKQLCDVILVADDVEIHAHRMVLASCSPYFYAMFTSFEESRKTRITLQSVDARALELLIDYVYTSNVEVNEDNVQVLLTAANLLQLTDVRDACCDFLQTQLDASNCLGIREFADLHGCVELLNYAETYIEQHFNEVIQFDEFLNLTHEQVINLISNDRISVPNEERVYECVIAWLRYDVPMREHFTSLLMEHVRLPFLSKEYITQRVDKELLLEGNIVCKNLIIEALTYHLLPSETKSARTVPRKPVGMPKILLVIGGQAPKAIRSVEWYDLREEKWYQAAEMPNRRCRSGLSVLGDKVYAVGGFNGSLRVRTVDVYDPATDQWANCSNMEARRSTLGVAVLNGCIYAVGGFDGTTGLSSAEMYDPKTEIWRFISSMSTRRSSVGVGVVNGLLYAVGGYDGFSRQCLSSVERYNPELDVWTSVADMSSRRSGAGVGVLNNILYAVGGHDGPMVRKSVEAYDFETDTWRSVADMSYCRRNAGVVAHDGLLYVVGGDDGTSNLASVEVYCPDSDSWRILPALMTIGRSYAGVCMIDKPLUMEEQGALARQAASLAIALLDDENSQAEGTMEGAVGGAIYGNIVAAAAATPPTPAQQQQQQQQPAIHPHYENIYAPIGQPSNNNNNNNNQIAANAPANVEEAQQPPQQQPQQQQQAAATEANQPQQQQQQQAQQAAPPQQARILPINSYRNDLYDRSSSTAGAYDVPRAVRSGLGYRRNFRIDMQNGNRYGSGLRCAPLYASNRTNCQRQRSFDDTESTDGYNLPYANAMRYENIYEQIRDEPLYRTTAAAAAAAAGSRVPLYTRLDVLGHGIGRIERHLSSSCGNIDHYNLGGHYAVLGHSHFGTVGHIRLNANGAAAPASNSSCTVPNCQGYVSAASGVAGTSASAAAAAAAAAATEYGNVKVPVKNSASSFFSCLHGENSQSMTNIYKTTAAAVAAAAAAHHTSPLTPNVSMERAARSASAGPATAAISVAAAVEEQQIAIGESVGSSTASVRPTGAIPKVKTASKAAKESSSSSHSNNATAAASSSASSSGAEKATTLGTTAKSATVAKKTSSSATRSNSSGDAGNGTLNRISKSSLQWLLVNKWLPLWIGQGPECKYICRLHFEVKYHNMQMTHISWRNIF
- the LOC117565489 gene encoding ring canal kelch protein isoform X1, producing the protein MIALTALLTKYTIGIMSNLSNGNLQQQNQQQQQQQPQQQQQNAEAGAGAAAGAGQEAGVIMPAPGLGIAVGVVQRQRLLIQQQQQLQHQQNPAAEGSGLERGSCLLRYASQNSLDESSQKHIQRPNGKERGTVGQYSNEQHTSRSFDAMNEMRKQKQLCDVILVADDVEIHAHRMVLASCSPYFYAMFTSFEESRKTRITLQSVDARALELLIDYVYTSNVEVNEDNVQVLLTAANLLQLTDVRDACCDFLQTQLDASNCLGIREFADLHGCVELLNYAETYIEQHFNEVIQFDEFLNLTHEQVINLISNDRISVPNEERVYECVIAWLRYDVPMREHFTSLLMEHVRLPFLSKEYITQRVDKELLLEGNIVCKNLIIEALTYHLLPSETKSARTVPRKPVGMPKILLVIGGQAPKAIRSVEWYDLREEKWYQAAEMPNRRCRSGLSVLGDKVYAVGGFNGSLRVRTVDVYDPATDQWANCSNMEARRSTLGVAVLNGCIYAVGGFDGTTGLSSAEMYDPKTEIWRFISSMSTRRSSVGVGVVNGLLYAVGGYDGFSRQCLSSVERYNPELDVWTSVADMSSRRSGAGVGVLNNILYAVGGHDGPMVRKSVEAYDFETDTWRSVADMSYCRRNAGVVAHDGLLYVVGGDDGTSNLASVEVYCPDSDSWRILPALMTIGRSYAGVCMIDKPLUMEEQGALARQAASLAIALLDDENSQAEGTMEGAVGGAIYGNIVAAAAATPPTPAQQQQQQQQPAIHPHYENIYAPIGQPSNNNNNNNNQIAANAPANVEEAQQPPQQQPQQQQQAAATEANQPQQQQQQQAQQAAPPQQARILPINSYRNDLYDRSSSTAGAYDVPRAVRSGLGYRRNFRIDMQNGNRYGSGLRCAPLYASNRTNCQRQRSFDDTESTDGYNLPYANAMRYENIYEQIRDEPLYRTTAAAAAAAAGSRVPLYTRLDVLGHGIGRIERHLSSSCGNIDHYNLGGHYAVLGHSHFGTVGHIRLNANGAAAPASNSSCTVPNCQGYVSAASGVAGTSASAAAAAAAAAATEYGNVKVPVKNSASSFFSCLHGENSQSMTNIYKTTAAAVAAAAAAHHTSPLTPNVSMERAARSASAGPATAAISVAAAVEEQQIAIGESVGSSTASVRPTGAIPKVKTASKAAKESSSSSHSNNATAAASSSASSSGAEKATTLGTTAKSATVAKKTSSSATRSNSSGDAGNGTLNRISKSSLQWLLVNKWLPLWIGQGPECKVIDFNFMFSRDCVSCDTASVASQMSNPYGTPRLGLGPLPQDMMRFHGGCASAGTMRREVNATNRPLHSNLSRLRSGAEKRQANSSTASSSYRYEDPSYENVHVQWQNGFEFGRSREYDASYNHQQQQQLPLQQRPLLQRARSESPTFSNQQRRMQRAAAQAQAQGTPKSSSKLADPFKNYELNAENNSFKPKQPAAEELEGAVGGATAEGGGSIAELDVELMEPMNLSDNETDTTTTTTTAATAAAPTTSAAAAAATTTATNNQQTANNAHEAND